The following are encoded together in the Nitrospinota bacterium genome:
- the pseI gene encoding pseudaminic acid synthase: MAKNRVVSIGKHSLGAGHPPFIAAEMSGNHNQSLERALEIVEAAAKAGAHAMKLQTYTADTMTLDLARDEFFINDSNSLWEGTSLYKLYQQAYTPWEWHEPIFKRCRELGMIPFSTPFDPTSVDFLEGLNVPCYKIASFENIDLPLIRKVAKTGKPMIISTGMASIAELDETVRTARESGCEDVVLLKCTSTYPSTPENTNLLTIPHMRELFNLPVGLSDHTAGIGAAVASVALGSAMIEKHFTLSRSDGGVDSAFSIEPAELKSLVEESERAFHSLGKIFYGMTEKEKASAVFRRSIYVSADIKAGEPFTEKNIKLIRPGLGLAPKYFETVLGKRASKDIQIGTPLGWDLIG; encoded by the coding sequence ATGGCTAAGAACAGAGTTGTAAGCATAGGAAAACATTCTCTGGGTGCGGGGCATCCACCCTTTATCGCGGCGGAGATGTCGGGGAATCACAACCAGTCGCTTGAACGCGCACTCGAAATCGTCGAGGCGGCGGCAAAGGCCGGGGCGCACGCGATGAAGCTTCAAACATACACGGCAGACACGATGACTCTCGACCTCGCGAGGGATGAATTCTTTATAAACGACTCGAACAGTCTCTGGGAGGGGACATCGCTATATAAACTCTACCAGCAGGCTTATACGCCTTGGGAATGGCACGAGCCGATATTCAAAAGGTGCAGGGAGCTAGGCATGATACCTTTCAGCACGCCATTCGATCCCACCTCTGTTGATTTTCTCGAAGGGCTGAATGTCCCTTGCTACAAGATAGCTTCATTTGAAAATATCGATCTCCCCCTCATAAGGAAGGTTGCTAAGACCGGCAAGCCGATGATCATCTCCACAGGCATGGCGAGTATCGCCGAGCTGGACGAGACGGTCAGAACCGCGAGGGAATCCGGGTGCGAAGACGTTGTTCTCCTGAAATGCACAAGCACGTACCCGTCTACCCCGGAAAACACTAACCTCCTTACAATTCCGCACATGAGGGAGCTTTTCAATCTTCCAGTTGGACTGTCCGACCATACAGCAGGGATAGGGGCGGCTGTGGCCTCTGTCGCGCTTGGATCGGCAATGATCGAAAAACATTTCACCCTTTCGAGAAGCGACGGCGGTGTAGATTCCGCTTTCTCGATAGAGCCTGCCGAACTGAAGAGCCTTGTTGAGGAGAGCGAGCGGGCATTCCATTCGCTCGGTAAGATCTTTTACGGCATGACGGAGAAGGAGAAAGCCTCCGCTGTTTTCAGAAGGTCGATATATGTGAGCGCCGACATAAAAGCGGGGGAGCCGTTCACGGAAAAAAATATAAAGCTCATCAGGCCGGGTCTGGGGCTTGCCCCAAAGTATTTTGAGACAGTTCTGGGAAAGAGAGCTTCTAAAGATATTCAGATAGGAACACCCCTGGGCTGGGACCTGATAGGGTGA
- a CDS encoding GNAT family N-acetyltransferase, translating to MELDFRKAKEGDCRLLFEWANDPVVRRSSFNSVAIEYDDHVRWFNGKLHDASARLLLFYDDEAPAGLARFEKGEAGIEIHFTVAPEYRGRGVGTEIIQIGVEYCKTEWPGEKLVAHVKDDNEASIKIFERAGFINDGYVQFKGGKCLRFSVVLNG from the coding sequence ATGGAATTGGATTTCCGCAAGGCGAAAGAGGGGGATTGCAGGCTTCTCTTCGAATGGGCCAACGACCCTGTTGTGCGCCGTTCTTCTTTCAACAGCGTGGCAATAGAATACGATGACCATGTAAGATGGTTTAACGGCAAATTGCACGATGCCTCGGCGAGGCTCCTTCTCTTTTATGACGATGAAGCCCCAGCCGGGCTTGCCAGGTTTGAAAAGGGGGAAGCTGGAATTGAAATTCATTTTACCGTCGCCCCCGAATACCGCGGACGAGGTGTCGGCACCGAAATAATCCAAATAGGAGTAGAATATTGCAAGACCGAGTGGCCGGGAGAAAAGCTGGTCGCCCATGTCAAGGATGATAATGAAGCTTCAATTAAAATTTTCGAGAGGGCCGGTTTTATAAATGACGGGTATGTCCAATTCAAGGGGGGCAAATGCCTCCGTTTCTCGGTGGTTTTAAATGGCTAA
- a CDS encoding aminotransferase class III-fold pyridoxal phosphate-dependent enzyme: MGRYDKSDEMLKRALKTIPLGSQTFSKSKVQFAPGSSPLFLSHGKGSRVWDVDGNEYLDFVNGLLPVLLGYCDPDVDNAVKEQLGKGVSFSLATELEIELAETLVDIIPCAEMVRFGKNGSDVTAGAIRLARHVTGKEHVAVCGYHGWQDWYIGSTSMNGGVPKGVRSLTHTFTYNNIESLEKLFSENSHGYAAVIMEPMNVEEPKDGFLQKVKDLAHRNGALFILDEIITGFRFHLGGAQTLYGVTPDLATFGKSMANGFPVSAVVGRAEYMKEMANIFFSFTFGGEALSIAAALAVIKKMKREPVIETLHKRGSEIFDGVSRLIGENGLEKVISIKGKPCWSLLQFSDTEVCDSWTVKSLFLQEMFEKGILTIGSNNMSYAHSSEDVAKALDAYVSAMKKISDGLKTGKIAKMLKAEPIRPLFKVR, from the coding sequence ATGGGACGCTACGACAAATCCGACGAAATGCTCAAGAGAGCGTTGAAAACGATCCCGCTTGGTTCCCAGACCTTCAGCAAGAGCAAGGTGCAGTTCGCTCCCGGTTCCTCCCCGCTTTTCCTGTCGCACGGAAAAGGGAGCCGCGTATGGGATGTCGACGGCAACGAGTATCTGGATTTCGTGAACGGCCTTCTGCCTGTCCTTCTAGGTTATTGCGATCCGGACGTGGACAACGCGGTGAAGGAACAGCTCGGCAAGGGTGTAAGCTTTTCGCTTGCCACTGAGCTGGAGATCGAACTGGCGGAGACTCTTGTTGACATAATTCCGTGCGCCGAAATGGTACGCTTCGGGAAAAACGGTTCAGACGTTACTGCGGGGGCGATACGCCTTGCCCGCCATGTGACCGGGAAGGAGCATGTCGCGGTTTGCGGGTATCACGGCTGGCAGGACTGGTATATAGGTTCAACGTCGATGAACGGCGGCGTTCCAAAAGGGGTAAGGTCGCTTACTCACACGTTCACATACAACAACATCGAATCGCTCGAAAAACTTTTCAGCGAAAATTCTCACGGCTATGCGGCTGTGATAATGGAGCCGATGAACGTCGAGGAGCCGAAGGACGGCTTTCTGCAGAAGGTCAAGGATCTCGCGCACAGGAACGGCGCACTCTTTATTCTGGATGAGATAATAACCGGGTTCCGGTTCCATCTCGGCGGCGCGCAGACGCTTTACGGCGTGACACCGGACCTTGCAACATTCGGGAAGAGCATGGCGAACGGTTTTCCCGTTTCGGCGGTGGTTGGGCGTGCCGAATATATGAAGGAGATGGCGAATATTTTTTTCTCGTTCACGTTCGGAGGAGAAGCCCTTTCGATAGCGGCCGCTCTTGCGGTCATAAAAAAGATGAAGCGGGAGCCTGTGATTGAAACTCTCCACAAGAGGGGGAGCGAGATATTCGACGGCGTAAGCCGGTTGATAGGGGAAAACGGTCTTGAAAAGGTGATATCGATCAAGGGGAAGCCATGCTGGTCGCTTTTGCAGTTCTCCGATACGGAAGTATGCGATTCATGGACGGTGAAATCGCTTTTCCTTCAGGAGATGTTTGAAAAGGGGATTCTCACCATCGGGAGCAACAATATGAGCTACGCGCACTCCAGTGAAGATGTGGCAAAAGCGCTTGACGCGTACGTCAGCGCGATGAAAAAAATATCCGACGGTCTGAAAACCGGGAAAATTGCTAAGATGCTGAAGGCCGAACCGATACGCCCCCTGTTCAAGGTGAGATGA
- a CDS encoding glycosyltransferase family protein, giving the protein MIAGIIQARVSSTRLPGKVLKEVLGKPILAHMVERVLRAAKIDRIVIATSEDKTDDPIAGIANKLGIDCYRGSLEDVLARYYHAAVSANCAHVVRLTGDCPLIDPVIIDEVITFYIDGGYDYASNVVEPTWPDGEDVEVMSFASLEKSFNEAKLPSHREHVTQYILSNRDRFRIGSLKRGEDISSMRWTLDEQADLEFVTRVYRELYPGNPSFGLGDVLGLLRKKPELAEINAGIGRNEGLAKSKNADKFDLKTGID; this is encoded by the coding sequence GTGATAGCCGGGATAATTCAGGCGCGTGTTTCTTCTACAAGGCTCCCCGGAAAGGTGCTGAAGGAGGTTTTAGGCAAACCCATCCTCGCACATATGGTTGAGAGGGTGCTCCGAGCGGCAAAGATAGACAGGATAGTGATCGCCACAAGCGAGGATAAAACCGACGATCCGATTGCGGGGATTGCCAATAAATTGGGGATAGATTGTTACCGGGGAAGCCTTGAAGATGTGCTGGCGAGGTATTACCATGCGGCAGTTTCAGCGAACTGCGCGCATGTGGTCCGCTTGACCGGGGATTGTCCCCTAATAGACCCGGTAATCATAGATGAGGTCATTACATTTTATATTGACGGCGGCTATGATTACGCATCCAATGTTGTAGAACCGACTTGGCCGGATGGAGAGGATGTGGAGGTCATGAGTTTCGCATCGCTGGAGAAATCGTTCAACGAGGCGAAACTCCCATCGCATAGGGAACATGTGACGCAATACATACTTTCGAATCGCGATAGGTTCAGGATAGGGAGCCTTAAAAGAGGGGAGGATATTTCATCCATGCGATGGACCCTGGACGAGCAGGCAGATCTGGAATTTGTCACGCGTGTGTACCGGGAGCTTTATCCGGGAAATCCGTCCTTTGGCCTGGGTGATGTACTTGGCCTCCTTCGGAAAAAGCCGGAACTTGCCGAAATTAACGCCGGGATAGGGCGCAACGAGGGTTTGGCAAAGTCGAAAAATGCCGACAAGTTTGACTTGAAAACCGGCATTGATTAA
- a CDS encoding aldo/keto reductase has translation MKLGIGTAQFGFDYGISNRQGKTPLPEVKSILEIAAKSGIDFIDTASAYGESEEALGSALPKKHSFRIITKTQPVSFGQSAEKLKSDFYRSLEKMKQGKIYGLLFHHANEFFQPGGASLWEAMEGLKGEGLVEKIGASAYNPEEILSANEQLGFDIVQIPFSVFDCRMRDTGAISDLAASGVEIHARSIFLQGLLFIEPAELNAYFNPVREKLTSFREYCASFGMSPMDGAFAFIKGIREIECAIIGINDSAQLQNNQESFGKDFSDEFVMGLGKFAINDPAFVNPSMWRLE, from the coding sequence TTGAAGCTTGGCATCGGAACCGCCCAGTTCGGATTCGATTACGGGATATCCAACAGGCAAGGGAAGACGCCTCTCCCGGAAGTAAAATCAATTCTTGAAATTGCGGCGAAAAGCGGGATCGATTTCATAGATACAGCAAGCGCATACGGGGAGAGCGAAGAGGCCCTGGGGAGCGCTCTGCCGAAAAAACACTCTTTCCGGATAATCACCAAGACACAGCCTGTCTCTTTCGGCCAGTCGGCAGAAAAGCTGAAATCGGATTTCTATCGTTCGCTTGAAAAGATGAAGCAGGGGAAAATTTATGGCCTTCTTTTTCACCATGCGAATGAATTTTTTCAGCCGGGTGGAGCAAGCCTTTGGGAAGCGATGGAGGGATTGAAAGGAGAGGGGCTTGTGGAAAAGATAGGCGCCTCGGCCTACAATCCTGAGGAAATATTGTCGGCGAACGAACAGTTAGGATTTGATATCGTACAAATCCCTTTCAGCGTTTTTGACTGCAGAATGCGTGATACCGGCGCAATATCGGATCTGGCGGCGAGCGGCGTGGAGATACACGCGAGGTCGATATTTCTGCAGGGGCTCCTGTTCATCGAGCCCGCGGAGTTGAACGCTTATTTCAATCCCGTGCGGGAGAAGCTGACAAGTTTCAGGGAGTACTGCGCTTCGTTCGGCATGTCACCTATGGATGGCGCGTTCGCATTCATCAAGGGGATAAGAGAGATAGAATGCGCCATTATCGGTATCAACGATTCGGCTCAACTGCAAAATAATCAGGAGTCCTTTGGAAAGGATTTTTCGGATGAATTCGTCATGGGTCTTGGAAAATTCGCGATCAACGACCCGGCTTTTGTAAATCCGTCGATGTGGAGGCTTGAGTGA
- the pseC gene encoding UDP-4-amino-4,6-dideoxy-N-acetyl-beta-L-altrosamine transaminase, producing the protein MKRVPYGRQQISREDIQAVTKVLEGDWLTQGPLIGKFEEEFARYVGAKYAVALSNGTVALHLASICAGLGHGDILWTSPISFVASANAGLYCGADVDFVDIEPGTANMSVSMLEEKLKTAKNNGKLPKVIIPVHFAGQSCDMEKVGALSKEYGFTVIEDACHASGGTYKGEKVGSCGYSSMAVFSFHPVKIITTGEGGMICTNDAEIYKRLLRLRTHGITRDEAFMEGASEGGWYYEMVELGMNCRITDFQCALGLSQLSRIDQFVARRNELASRYDKELQGLPLSHLDKSDDAYSAYHLYVIRLDLEKCGKTRREVYDALIERGVLANVHYIPIHLQPLYRKMGFKKGDFPNAEKYYEEALTIPLYPSMTDNDFEQVVESLREAVA; encoded by the coding sequence ATGAAACGTGTTCCTTATGGGCGTCAGCAGATTTCCCGGGAGGACATTCAAGCAGTCACAAAAGTTCTTGAGGGGGATTGGCTCACCCAAGGCCCTCTGATAGGAAAATTCGAGGAAGAGTTCGCGCGCTATGTCGGCGCAAAATACGCCGTAGCTTTATCAAACGGAACTGTCGCACTACATCTGGCATCGATCTGCGCCGGACTTGGTCATGGGGATATCCTCTGGACGTCGCCGATAAGTTTTGTGGCGTCGGCTAACGCGGGACTTTATTGCGGAGCCGATGTGGATTTTGTCGACATTGAACCCGGCACGGCGAACATGAGCGTCTCCATGCTCGAGGAAAAGCTGAAAACAGCGAAAAATAACGGCAAGTTGCCGAAGGTCATCATCCCGGTTCATTTTGCCGGTCAGTCGTGTGATATGGAGAAGGTCGGTGCCCTATCGAAGGAGTACGGATTTACGGTCATAGAGGACGCGTGCCACGCGTCCGGCGGAACCTACAAGGGGGAGAAGGTTGGTTCCTGCGGCTATTCCTCCATGGCGGTTTTCAGCTTTCATCCGGTAAAGATAATAACCACAGGCGAGGGGGGGATGATCTGCACCAACGACGCGGAAATCTACAAGCGTCTCCTAAGGTTGAGGACGCATGGAATCACAAGAGATGAAGCATTTATGGAAGGGGCCTCCGAAGGTGGATGGTATTACGAAATGGTGGAGCTGGGGATGAACTGCCGTATCACAGATTTTCAGTGCGCCCTTGGTCTAAGCCAGCTTTCGCGAATCGACCAGTTTGTTGCAAGACGCAACGAGCTGGCTTCAAGGTACGACAAGGAATTGCAGGGCTTGCCGCTTTCACACTTGGATAAAAGCGACGACGCTTATTCCGCATACCACCTCTATGTCATACGGCTTGATCTTGAGAAGTGCGGCAAAACGCGAAGAGAGGTTTACGATGCTTTAATTGAGAGAGGCGTTCTCGCGAATGTCCACTACATACCGATTCACCTGCAACCGCTGTACAGAAAAATGGGTTTTAAAAAAGGGGATTTCCCAAACGCGGAAAAATATTATGAGGAAGCGTTAACCATTCCGCTCTACCCTTCGATGACGGATAACGATTTTGAACAAGTCGTCGAGTCTTTGCGCGAGGCTGTTGCTTGA
- the pseB gene encoding UDP-N-acetylglucosamine 4,6-dehydratase (inverting), which translates to MLNGKSILITGGTGSFGKKCTEVILSRYKPRKLIIFSRDELKQFEMAQKFPDSKDSPIRYFLGDVRDAERLHRAFHQVDYVIHAAALKQVPAAEYNPFEAVKTNIIGAQNIINAAIDKKVSKVIALSTDKAANPINLYGATKLCSDKLFIAGNVYVGEEHATFSVVRYGNVVGSRGSVIPFFKKERAKGVLPITDTRMTRFWITLEQSVDFVLQSLERMVGGELFIPKLPSMNIMDLAKAVAPECKTEIIGIRPGEKLHEVMIPAEDSRRTLEFDDHYLLAPEFDFFARRFDVSKGKAVKDGFEYSSDSNTVWLTAEQIKEMIDNA; encoded by the coding sequence ATGTTGAACGGGAAATCGATTCTTATTACCGGAGGCACCGGTTCATTCGGCAAAAAATGCACTGAGGTAATTCTATCTAGATATAAGCCGCGCAAACTTATAATCTTCAGCCGCGACGAGCTAAAGCAGTTCGAGATGGCTCAGAAGTTTCCGGATTCAAAGGATTCCCCTATAAGATATTTTCTTGGCGATGTCAGGGACGCGGAGAGACTGCACAGAGCCTTTCACCAGGTGGACTATGTTATCCATGCCGCCGCGCTGAAGCAGGTTCCCGCCGCGGAGTACAATCCCTTTGAAGCCGTGAAGACCAATATCATTGGGGCCCAGAATATCATCAACGCGGCCATCGACAAGAAAGTTTCAAAGGTTATAGCGCTCAGCACGGATAAGGCGGCCAACCCGATAAACCTTTACGGCGCCACAAAGCTCTGTTCGGACAAGCTCTTCATTGCGGGAAATGTCTATGTCGGAGAAGAGCACGCGACGTTCAGCGTTGTGCGATACGGGAACGTCGTCGGGAGCAGGGGGAGCGTTATCCCGTTTTTCAAAAAGGAGAGAGCAAAAGGGGTGCTTCCGATTACCGACACCCGTATGACGAGGTTCTGGATCACGTTGGAACAGTCGGTAGATTTTGTCCTGCAGAGCCTGGAGAGAATGGTTGGAGGCGAGCTCTTCATACCGAAGCTTCCCAGCATGAATATAATGGATCTGGCGAAGGCCGTGGCCCCGGAATGCAAAACGGAAATAATCGGCATACGTCCCGGCGAGAAGCTTCACGAGGTGATGATACCCGCGGAGGATTCAAGGAGGACCTTGGAGTTCGACGATCATTATCTCCTCGCGCCGGAATTTGATTTTTTCGCCAGGCGGTTTGATGTATCCAAGGGGAAAGCGGTCAAGGATGGTTTCGAATACAGTTCCGACTCCAATACCGTCTGGCTTACCGCAGAACAGATAAAGGAAATGATAGACAACGCATGA